The nucleotide window tgtacaaaattgccctttaatcttgtggccttaaacatgccacatggaaactgaaattaaaatgataccaaaaaaagaaagaggtcattctttttgaaacagactaaaaaagaaaggaaagaaagaggtcattctttttgaaacagactaaaaaagaaaggaaagaaaggaggtcattctttttgaaacggagggagtatgagATTTTTTCTCATATGTGCTGGTGAGAGGATGCAAGTAATCAATGGAACTATGATAGCATGCTAGTCCCACGGGGTTGATCAGTTATACAGAATGAACTTTGATCCGTTGATCATTAAATCTAACTTACCTCAGATATTATATTCCAATGTGAGCAAATTCAGAAACATTAGCAATTAGTGTGTGTCGTATATTTGTTCTAATATTGTAATTAAAGTGTCTTGATGAAAATTGGCATAAATAGGTTGTTAGATAAGGTTCATGATGGGGCATATTAGACgaagataaatttattttgatatcagaatattataaaaataaaattctaaatgaACCGAACAACTATTTTTAGGGGCCTCGGAAAATCTGCTCGTGAAGGGAAACAGGACGCCTACGCTGCTGCTGTATGTATTCAGTTCAATTCATTGTCTTTTTTCTACTTCTCCTGTATATTTTTTTCAGAGAGACTGAAAATAGTAACTTATGATTAAGAACTGaactttattatataattgTAGATGGTGCTTGAGAGGTACTTTTTAGAGTCGGGTCGGAGAATTGAGCTAGTGTTACCCAAGCAGTTGGATCTCCAAGAGAGACTAAAGAAGGGGTGTTCTAAGGATGCTGATTATTCTACCGATGAATCTGATTAGTTAAATAATTTGCAATGCTTTCAGGAACCCCTCCCAAAACTTCCTAGTTGTAGGAAAGAAGGTTGAATAGATCAATACAGTTATTGTGATAGCTCTAGCCACTTGAAAAGTACTTGTACCTTTAGAAGACATGGATGGTTTACCCTATtagatatttttaaagtatCATGCTCCTGTATATCAAGTTCGATAGGAAAAGCACTCATGTATCTTGTTCGAGGAAACGGTATAGGGATGGTCATGAATGTGATAGACACTGTATGCGATGAACTTATGAAATAACATGCTTGTTGGGCATGCTGATTCCTCAAATTTGCTACTGCTGTTACATATTTGCAAAATACATGCATAGAAAGGGATGTAAGCTATGTTGTTCGGACTCTTATAGAATACAACTAGGTgtgtgtcggatcctccaaaagctATGCATATTTGGAGGATCCGAGCAACATAAGTTGTAAATATAAAGACATGAGTTGTGCTCAAACAATAAGATAAAACAGTTTCATTATAAGAGTCTCTTTGGGGTGTTAACATTGTCCTCGTAGCTATTGGAAAACAAATCCCTGCATAGCTCTCCATAGAACCTGCTCACCAGTTCAATGAAGACAGAGCTTTTGAGATTCTTCCAACAGTACAACAATTCTTCCACATCTGCCAAATCCCTCATTTTCCCCTCTTCCACAATCATCTCCACCAGATAATTCTCAAAGCTCCTGCATGCATCTTCCACATCATCCAGAACTGGCACTTCTTTTCTAGTTGCTGTACTCAATCTCACGTAAGCCGGGGTGAGGGGTGATGGAAATGGTGCTTTGTTGTGAAGTTCCACTTCTGAGAAACTCTTGAGCTCCATGACTTGGTCCTCCTCTCTCCCTCTTCTTCTTAGCCGTTCAGTCTTATGTACTGAACGGCAAAACTTAAGTCTTCTTATAAAGAGGGGCTTTCTGAGTCTGAACTTGAACAACCTTACTATTTTCTTGCATGGATTGAAAAGCTTGCATTTGAAGCGACCAAACACTTTCACT belongs to Solanum stenotomum isolate F172 chromosome 1, ASM1918654v1, whole genome shotgun sequence and includes:
- the LOC125845472 gene encoding transcription repressor OFP17-like; translated protein: MKVKVFGRFKCKLFNPCKKIVRLFKFRLRKPLFIRRLKFCRSVHKTERLRRRGREEDQVMELKSFSEVELHNKAPFPSPLTPAYVRLSTATRKEVPVLDDVEDACRSFENYLVEMIVEEGKMRDLADVEELLYCWKNLKSSVFIELVSRFYGELCRDLFSNSYEDNVNTPKRLL